The Sneathiella sp. P13V-1 genome window below encodes:
- a CDS encoding DoxX family protein codes for MEKLNDFIELGGRVLLAALFIPAGFSKISGYEGIQGYMEAMGVPGALLPLVIILEIGGGIALLVGLKTKWIAFALAGFTLIAAVIFHYQPADQIQMILFMKNIAIAGGLALLIAIGGGKFSADGFLNKAKA; via the coding sequence ATGGAAAAACTAAACGACTTTATTGAACTTGGCGGTCGCGTACTTCTCGCAGCGCTGTTTATCCCAGCAGGATTTTCTAAAATCTCCGGATATGAGGGTATTCAAGGATACATGGAAGCAATGGGCGTGCCCGGCGCTTTATTACCGCTTGTGATCATTCTGGAAATTGGTGGTGGCATCGCCTTGCTGGTAGGCCTTAAGACCAAATGGATCGCGTTCGCCTTGGCAGGCTTCACGCTCATTGCTGCTGTGATTTTTCATTATCAACCAGCCGATCAGATCCAGATGATCCTGTTTATGAAAAACATCGCCATTGCAGGTGGATTGGCACTGTTGATCGCTATTGGTGGCGGCAAATTCAGCGCAGATGGCTTTTTGAATAAAGCGAAAGCCTAA
- the fabI gene encoding enoyl-ACP reductase FabI codes for MTEQVGLMAGKRGLIMGLANRNSLAWGIAQALHAQGAEIAYTYQGEKMEKRVRPLAESLDSDIVLDCDVTDDASMDAVFETLKEKWGKIDFLVHAIGFSDKEELRGNYSDTSRDNFLMTMDISCFSFTAVAKRAAPLMTDGGSMVTLTYYGAERVMPHYNVMGVAKAALEASVRYLAAEMGGQGIRVNAVSAGPIKTLAASGIGDFKYILKWNEYNAPLKRNVSIDEVGGSTLYLLSDLSSAVSGETHHVDCGYHVVGMKREDAPELPAPKA; via the coding sequence ATGACTGAACAAGTTGGTCTGATGGCTGGAAAACGCGGTTTGATCATGGGGTTGGCGAATAGAAACTCATTGGCATGGGGAATTGCCCAGGCTTTGCACGCACAAGGTGCTGAGATCGCTTACACCTATCAAGGCGAGAAAATGGAAAAGCGGGTACGCCCACTTGCCGAAAGCCTGGATTCAGATATTGTTCTTGATTGTGATGTTACCGATGACGCTTCTATGGATGCCGTCTTCGAGACCCTGAAAGAAAAATGGGGGAAAATAGATTTTCTGGTCCATGCTATTGGTTTCTCCGACAAAGAAGAATTGCGTGGAAATTATTCCGATACATCACGTGATAACTTCCTGATGACAATGGATATTTCCTGCTTTTCCTTCACCGCAGTTGCTAAGCGTGCGGCCCCGTTGATGACGGATGGCGGTAGCATGGTCACGCTGACCTATTATGGCGCAGAGCGTGTTATGCCTCATTATAATGTAATGGGTGTGGCTAAAGCGGCGCTTGAAGCCTCAGTGCGTTATTTGGCAGCGGAAATGGGTGGCCAAGGGATTCGTGTGAATGCGGTCTCAGCGGGCCCTATTAAAACACTGGCGGCATCCGGTATTGGCGATTTTAAATATATTCTGAAATGGAATGAATATAATGCGCCACTGAAACGAAATGTTTCTATCGACGAAGTTGGTGGATCTACTCTGTATCTTCTGAGTGATCTTTCCAGTGCTGTTTCTGGTGAAACTCATCATGTGGATTGCGGGTATCATGTTGTCGGTATGAAGCGCGAAGACGCGCCAGAACTGCCAGCACCAAAAGCTTAA
- a CDS encoding LysR family transcriptional regulator, translated as MLKISLTQWQIFCAVIDLGGYARAAKVLNKSHSSLHHAVQKLQDQLGIQLIEVTGKQVSLTDLGEVMHRRAKLLVEEAETLEKLAPLLKQGWEPEITLAIDTIYPKQFLSKVLGKFTEENPISRLQIKEVVLQGAADTIAEKKADLVISPLVPRGIIGVPLMTQLLKPYAHVSHPLHDLSGEFTSRQMEEFLQIVIRDNSQNQNRQIGGWLKSEQRWTVDSLSQARDIMKSGNGFCWAPPEMMAEDADLKPLVGEQNLDRLVALYIVMPNGELSGPGVQLLSKLFQEAHLTECASQIY; from the coding sequence ATGCTGAAAATTTCACTTACACAATGGCAGATCTTCTGCGCGGTTATAGATCTGGGTGGATATGCAAGGGCCGCGAAGGTGTTAAACAAGAGTCACTCGTCTCTTCATCACGCTGTTCAAAAACTGCAAGACCAGCTTGGTATCCAACTTATAGAGGTTACCGGAAAGCAAGTGAGCCTGACCGATCTCGGCGAAGTTATGCACCGCAGAGCGAAATTACTGGTGGAAGAAGCAGAGACGTTGGAGAAGCTGGCGCCTCTTCTAAAGCAAGGGTGGGAGCCGGAGATTACGCTCGCAATCGATACCATTTACCCAAAGCAATTCTTATCGAAGGTCCTTGGCAAGTTTACCGAAGAAAATCCCATCTCCCGCTTGCAAATCAAGGAGGTTGTTCTTCAGGGAGCCGCGGACACAATTGCAGAAAAAAAAGCGGATCTTGTGATCTCGCCGCTTGTCCCACGCGGGATTATCGGTGTTCCACTTATGACCCAATTGTTGAAACCCTATGCACATGTATCCCATCCGCTACATGATCTTTCAGGTGAATTTACATCCAGACAAATGGAAGAATTTCTGCAAATTGTGATACGGGATAATTCGCAAAATCAGAATAGACAGATTGGAGGGTGGCTCAAATCTGAACAACGATGGACCGTTGATAGCCTCTCGCAAGCGAGGGACATTATGAAATCAGGCAATGGGTTTTGCTGGGCGCCCCCTGAAATGATGGCAGAAGACGCGGATTTAAAACCGTTGGTAGGTGAGCAAAATCTGGATCGTCTGGTGGCACTTTATATTGTGATGCCAAATGGGGAGCTTTCAGGGCCAGGTGTCCAGCTTTTATCAAAACTGTTTCAGGAGGCACATCTAACAGAATGTGCCTCCCAAATCTACTAG
- a CDS encoding urea carboxylase-associated family protein, whose protein sequence is MKSIVENAAPVDAEARKAIKPVICYPVETLPRPSMDIYKNARRNLTLVGEVLVPPRDAKCFTAPAGHFIRISSPDSPQVGDLNLWNADDLNERFYSGKTRALHGTHISTGDQLWGSFPNMRPIATVTHDTLDWYGWDEYGGSVHDIIGTRCDPYTNRLLKGDDYHYCCHSNLTRALADEKGISLEEAEPLVHDVLNVFMCTGFTADTHQYFMKTSPVRPGDYLELFAEINILGGLSACPGGDCGSSHSSDDAKCGPLKVEILKPEEGSLKGWQSPPPNAYSRTHGK, encoded by the coding sequence ATGAAATCAATAGTGGAAAACGCCGCCCCGGTAGATGCAGAAGCCCGAAAAGCCATCAAGCCTGTTATCTGTTATCCGGTCGAGACACTCCCGCGTCCAAGCATGGATATTTATAAAAATGCACGCCGAAACCTGACCCTTGTGGGCGAAGTACTTGTCCCCCCACGCGATGCAAAGTGCTTTACCGCACCAGCTGGCCATTTCATCCGAATTTCCAGCCCTGATAGCCCACAGGTTGGTGACTTGAACTTGTGGAATGCTGACGACTTGAACGAGCGGTTTTACAGCGGTAAAACTCGCGCTCTACACGGCACCCATATCAGCACCGGTGATCAACTTTGGGGCAGCTTTCCAAACATGCGCCCCATTGCAACAGTGACGCATGACACTCTTGACTGGTATGGTTGGGATGAATACGGGGGTAGTGTCCATGATATTATCGGAACCCGGTGCGACCCCTACACCAATCGGCTCTTAAAAGGGGATGACTACCATTACTGCTGCCATTCCAACCTAACCCGCGCGCTTGCAGATGAAAAGGGGATTTCATTGGAAGAGGCTGAACCGTTAGTCCATGACGTTCTAAATGTCTTTATGTGCACTGGATTTACCGCTGATACTCATCAGTATTTCATGAAAACAAGTCCTGTACGCCCCGGCGACTACCTGGAGCTTTTTGCAGAAATCAACATCCTGGGAGGGCTTTCTGCCTGCCCGGGCGGAGATTGCGGAAGCAGCCATTCCAGTGATGACGCGAAATGCGGTCCCTTGAAGGTCGAGATTTTAAAACCTGAAGAAGGTTCCTTGAAAGGATGGCAAAGCCCTCCTCCTAACGCGTATAGCCGCACACACGGTAAGTAA
- a CDS encoding PAS domain-containing protein, whose amino-acid sequence MLTNWTECEDVPIPDFRDLITPIEQQYLYDYWISKKVNGGLPCRSNLNPADIPRLLSHIGLLDVLDGNDFRYRLIGTSMVGFFGVDYTNTLVSKSKTGKYGRILSELYRTARDEKVPVYSISEFTYDFKDPIQMYRLILPLSSDNLKVDMLLFSTIPEVPGHLSNNTFKVIDASNDFIECSRILDTSSKQADFA is encoded by the coding sequence ATGCTGACTAATTGGACAGAATGTGAGGACGTTCCTATTCCCGATTTTCGCGACCTTATAACTCCGATAGAACAACAATATCTCTATGACTATTGGATCAGCAAAAAAGTAAATGGTGGACTACCATGCAGAAGCAACCTGAATCCAGCAGATATCCCTCGCCTACTTTCTCACATAGGGTTGCTGGATGTTTTGGATGGTAATGATTTCCGTTACAGGTTAATTGGCACCTCTATGGTTGGATTTTTTGGAGTGGATTACACTAACACTTTGGTTTCAAAATCAAAAACAGGGAAATATGGAAGAATACTTTCTGAATTATACAGGACAGCTCGCGATGAAAAGGTTCCTGTATATTCGATATCCGAATTTACCTATGACTTCAAAGACCCAATCCAAATGTATCGCCTTATACTCCCTCTCAGCAGCGATAACTTGAAGGTAGACATGCTTTTATTTTCTACCATCCCAGAAGTACCCGGGCATCTTTCCAACAATACCTTTAAGGTCATTGACGCAAGTAATGATTTTATAGAATGCAGTCGAATACTAGATACCTCAAGCAAACAAGCTGATTTCGCATAA
- the dusA gene encoding tRNA dihydrouridine(20/20a) synthase DusA: MTKLDRTVSVAPMLDWTDRHDRYFLRLITSKALLYTEMVTTGAILFGDEERHLKFDPAEQPVALQLGGSNPEDLAKCAKIGEGYGYQEINLNVGCPSDRVQNGRFGACLMAEPALVGECVAAMKSATDLPVTVKNRIGIDDLDSYQHLTDFIGTIAERGCETFIIHARKAWLTGLSPKENRTIPPLDYPRVYQLKKDFPDLEIIINGGITTTDEIDEHLKHVDGVMIGREAYQNPYFLAEIDKRYYGVEDDRPERKEVVEEMLPYIRREMDKGVPLKSITRHMLGLFQSRPGAKAWRRHISENAHLPGATPELLTEAASKVR; this comes from the coding sequence GTGACGAAATTGGATAGAACTGTAAGTGTAGCTCCCATGCTAGATTGGACGGATCGGCATGATCGGTATTTCTTGCGTTTGATTACGTCCAAGGCGCTTCTCTACACAGAAATGGTAACAACTGGTGCGATCCTTTTTGGGGATGAAGAACGGCATCTGAAATTTGATCCAGCTGAACAACCTGTTGCACTGCAGTTGGGTGGTAGCAATCCTGAAGATTTGGCGAAATGCGCCAAAATCGGTGAAGGCTATGGCTATCAGGAGATTAACCTGAATGTGGGCTGCCCGTCTGATCGGGTGCAAAATGGCCGCTTCGGCGCGTGCCTGATGGCGGAGCCTGCTCTGGTTGGAGAATGCGTTGCCGCTATGAAATCCGCAACTGACCTTCCGGTTACCGTGAAAAACCGTATCGGGATTGATGACCTGGACAGTTATCAGCACCTAACGGACTTTATCGGAACAATAGCCGAGCGTGGGTGTGAGACCTTTATCATTCATGCTCGCAAAGCCTGGCTTACCGGACTGTCGCCAAAAGAAAATAGAACGATCCCGCCGCTTGATTATCCGCGGGTCTATCAGTTGAAAAAAGATTTCCCTGATTTGGAGATCATTATCAATGGTGGCATTACGACAACCGATGAAATTGACGAGCATCTCAAGCATGTCGATGGCGTGATGATTGGACGTGAAGCCTATCAGAACCCATATTTTCTGGCAGAAATCGACAAACGGTATTACGGCGTAGAAGATGATCGGCCTGAGCGAAAAGAAGTGGTTGAGGAGATGCTCCCGTATATTCGGCGGGAGATGGACAAAGGGGTGCCGTTGAAGTCCATCACCCGCCATATGCTGGGGCTATTTCAAAGTCGCCCCGGAGCAAAAGCTTGGCGTCGTCACATTTCTGAAAATGCGCATCTGCCAGGGGCCACTCCGGAATTACTTACCGAAGCAGCCTCTAAAGTTCGTTAG
- the aroC gene encoding chorismate synthase: protein MSHNSFGHLFRVTTWGESHGPALGCVVDGCPSLIDITEEEIQHWMDRRKPGQNKYTTQRKEPDAVKILSGVFEGKTTGTPISLMIENVDQRSKDYGDIKDKYRPGHADFAYDTKYGIRDYRGGGRSSARETAARVAAGSIARKVLGDNVKIQGYLTQIGDRVIDRSRFDANEIENNPFWCPDPVMAEEWAEYLDGIRKAGSSVGAVIEVVASGVPAGLGAPIYGKLDSDLAGAMMTINAVKGVEIGEGFSAAALTGEDNADEMRAGNGSDPVFLSNHAGGILGGISTGQDIVVRFAVKPTSSILKTRATVDRDGNETEIITKGRHDPCVGIRAVPVGEAMMACVLADHLLRDRGQQPR from the coding sequence ATGTCTCATAACAGTTTCGGTCATTTATTTCGGGTCACGACCTGGGGGGAAAGCCACGGGCCTGCCCTTGGGTGTGTTGTGGATGGCTGTCCGTCCCTGATTGATATTACAGAAGAAGAAATCCAGCATTGGATGGATCGGCGCAAACCCGGTCAGAATAAATACACCACTCAGCGTAAAGAGCCTGATGCTGTCAAAATCCTGTCGGGTGTATTTGAAGGTAAAACAACAGGCACACCCATCAGTCTGATGATCGAAAATGTGGATCAGCGGTCAAAAGACTATGGTGATATTAAGGACAAATATCGTCCAGGCCACGCTGATTTTGCCTATGATACCAAATACGGTATTCGTGATTATCGCGGTGGTGGACGTTCAAGCGCGCGTGAGACCGCGGCACGTGTTGCGGCGGGGAGCATCGCCCGAAAAGTGCTTGGCGATAATGTTAAAATCCAGGGATATTTGACACAAATCGGCGATCGAGTAATTGACCGTTCCCGCTTTGACGCGAACGAGATTGAAAATAATCCTTTCTGGTGCCCTGATCCTGTTATGGCGGAAGAATGGGCTGAATACCTGGACGGGATCCGCAAAGCTGGCTCTTCCGTGGGGGCGGTAATTGAAGTGGTCGCTTCAGGTGTACCGGCGGGACTTGGCGCACCAATCTACGGAAAACTCGATTCCGATCTTGCTGGGGCCATGATGACCATCAATGCGGTTAAAGGTGTTGAAATCGGGGAAGGCTTTTCTGCAGCAGCACTAACCGGTGAGGATAATGCCGATGAAATGCGCGCGGGGAATGGCTCAGATCCGGTATTCTTGAGTAATCATGCGGGCGGCATCCTTGGCGGTATTTCTACAGGTCAGGACATCGTTGTTCGCTTTGCAGTAAAACCGACTTCTTCAATCTTGAAGACACGGGCTACTGTTGACCGTGACGGGAACGAGACGGAAATCATTACGAAAGGCCGTCATGACCCTTGTGTTGGCATCCGGGCTGTGCCTGTTGGGGAAGCCATGATGGCTTGCGTGCTCGCTGATCATCTCCTTCGCGATCGTGGGCAGCAGCCTCGTTAA
- a CDS encoding flavin-containing monooxygenase, with protein sequence MNKNEYAVKAGKSSPIEYRDVIIVGAGISGIDAAYHLQKDCPEKSYIILDNQEKIGGTWSTHTYPGIRSDSDLYTFGYSWKPWGGLPIAKADEILKYLNEAVDENNIRPQIRFNSKVLDASWDSDAALWTLSVENSETGDVKTFQCNFLWMCQGYYRHSAGYMPDYPGRDDFKGPVIHPQTWPEDLDYEGKKVVVIGSGATAATLIPAMADKTGHITMLQRSPTYFSAAPNRNNVTEMLRELDVPEEWVHEITRRKILQEQKLVVERSFNEPEKLKEELLKGARHYLGEDFEMEPHFTPTYRPWRQRLAFVPDGDLFAALREGKASVVTDHIERFTENGILLKSGQELEADIIISATGFNMSVLGDVEFTVDGKALDFANCWAHRGIMFSGIPNMAWVFGYLRTSWTMRADLVSDFVCRLLKHMEEKGVRAVTPELRDEDKNMPEKPFIDDENFNSGYLKRTMHLMPKQGDKNPWIFTQDYNFEKKDIPEADLEDGTLKYA encoded by the coding sequence ATGAATAAAAATGAATATGCCGTAAAGGCAGGGAAATCTTCACCAATAGAGTATAGGGATGTTATTATTGTAGGGGCTGGTATATCCGGCATTGATGCTGCCTATCATCTGCAGAAAGATTGCCCTGAAAAAAGCTATATCATACTGGATAATCAAGAAAAAATCGGCGGAACTTGGAGCACCCATACCTATCCAGGTATTCGCTCTGACAGTGACCTTTATACTTTTGGTTACAGCTGGAAACCTTGGGGGGGATTGCCCATCGCCAAGGCGGATGAAATCCTAAAATACCTGAATGAAGCCGTGGATGAAAATAACATCCGCCCTCAAATCCGTTTTAACAGCAAAGTGCTGGATGCAAGCTGGGATAGTGACGCGGCTTTATGGACGCTAAGTGTTGAGAATAGTGAAACTGGCGATGTAAAAACATTTCAGTGCAACTTCCTTTGGATGTGTCAGGGTTATTATCGTCACTCAGCAGGATATATGCCGGATTATCCTGGGCGGGACGATTTTAAAGGACCCGTTATCCACCCTCAGACGTGGCCAGAAGATCTGGATTATGAAGGGAAAAAGGTAGTTGTCATCGGATCAGGAGCGACAGCCGCAACTTTGATCCCGGCGATGGCGGATAAGACCGGCCACATCACCATGCTACAGCGTTCTCCAACGTATTTCTCTGCCGCTCCCAATCGAAACAACGTAACAGAAATGCTTCGCGAACTGGATGTCCCTGAAGAATGGGTGCATGAAATTACCCGCAGAAAAATCCTTCAGGAACAAAAGCTAGTGGTGGAGCGGTCTTTTAACGAGCCTGAGAAGCTAAAAGAAGAACTTCTTAAAGGTGCCCGTCATTATTTGGGCGAAGACTTTGAAATGGAGCCGCATTTCACCCCAACCTACCGCCCTTGGCGGCAACGCCTTGCATTTGTTCCTGATGGGGATTTGTTCGCCGCGTTGAGAGAGGGAAAAGCCTCAGTCGTCACCGATCATATTGAAAGGTTTACTGAAAACGGGATTTTGCTGAAATCAGGTCAGGAGCTTGAGGCAGATATCATTATTTCTGCTACAGGATTTAACATGAGCGTCCTTGGAGATGTGGAATTTACTGTTGATGGAAAGGCCTTGGATTTTGCTAATTGCTGGGCCCATCGTGGGATCATGTTCTCAGGTATTCCAAATATGGCGTGGGTGTTCGGGTATCTTCGGACAAGTTGGACAATGCGCGCGGATCTGGTGTCTGATTTTGTGTGTCGCTTGCTAAAGCATATGGAGGAAAAAGGAGTTCGGGCCGTTACTCCGGAGCTTCGGGATGAAGATAAAAATATGCCGGAAAAACCCTTTATCGATGATGAGAATTTCAATTCGGGATATTTGAAGCGCACGATGCATTTGATGCCAAAGCAAGGGGATAAGAACCCTTGGATTTTTACTCAGGACTATAATTTCGAAAAGAAAGATATTCCGGAAGCTGATCTGGAAGACGGCACATTGAAATATGCATAA
- a CDS encoding DnaJ C-terminal domain-containing protein, with amino-acid sequence MRDPYAVLGVSKTATQKEIKTEYRKLAKKYHPDTNPGDEKVAEKFKEISAAYNIVGDEKQRARFDRGEIDANGQEQAPFGFGGGGARQGSANAGGGFGGFHHGGGGAEDIFSEIFGNFRRGGAGGRPRATKGRDKTFAITVSFKEAAVGAKRRLTLGEGGKTLDVKIPAGIEDGKQIRLKGQGEAGSGGGASGDILINVTVKSDPLFVRDGKNIIVELPISLPEAVLGGTVQVPTVDGAVNMKIPAGSNTGTTLRMKGKGIAGKSADDRGDQMVKLKVVLPENQDEELHDWVSNWSKDHQYDARAKFAKGK; translated from the coding sequence ATGAGAGATCCATACGCTGTCTTAGGGGTTTCAAAAACTGCGACCCAAAAAGAAATTAAGACTGAATATCGGAAATTGGCGAAGAAATATCACCCTGACACTAATCCGGGTGATGAAAAAGTCGCCGAAAAATTCAAAGAAATCTCTGCCGCTTATAACATCGTAGGAGATGAAAAACAGCGTGCTCGCTTTGATCGTGGTGAAATTGATGCGAACGGTCAGGAACAAGCACCCTTTGGATTTGGTGGCGGCGGGGCACGTCAAGGCAGTGCGAATGCCGGAGGAGGGTTTGGCGGTTTCCATCACGGCGGTGGTGGCGCTGAGGATATATTCTCTGAGATTTTTGGAAATTTCCGTCGCGGAGGCGCTGGTGGACGGCCTCGGGCAACAAAAGGACGGGATAAAACCTTTGCAATCACTGTCTCCTTCAAAGAAGCCGCCGTGGGGGCAAAACGCCGATTGACCCTTGGGGAAGGTGGGAAAACGCTGGATGTTAAAATTCCGGCTGGAATTGAGGATGGAAAACAAATTCGCCTGAAAGGACAGGGGGAAGCCGGAAGTGGTGGCGGTGCATCTGGTGATATTCTGATCAATGTTACTGTAAAGTCTGATCCGCTTTTCGTAAGGGATGGAAAAAATATAATTGTGGAATTGCCGATCAGTTTACCAGAAGCTGTGCTTGGCGGAACCGTTCAGGTTCCTACCGTTGACGGTGCGGTAAATATGAAAATTCCCGCCGGGTCCAACACAGGAACAACTCTTCGTATGAAGGGAAAAGGCATTGCAGGGAAGTCGGCTGATGATCGGGGCGATCAGATGGTAAAACTAAAAGTGGTGCTGCCGGAAAATCAAGATGAGGAGTTGCATGATTGGGTGAGCAATTGGTCCAAAGATCATCAATATGACGCGCGGGCAAAGTTTGCCAAAGGAAAATAA
- a CDS encoding ATP-binding protein: MNKLTKNDAPPTSFGDKEEKISAQLSIIKNFAIDLIYLKEEGELAWYVAREVVEKLGFLDCVVYFFDKQDNCLFQVAAIGEKNPVGNEILNALRIPIGQGITGTVAKTGQPLLVEDLREYENYIPDLTEESLSELCVPLIFEGELLGVIDSEDNRAGFYSNEDLEFLQSVAALTSSRLGMMKKDRALVASQKRTRQVFEAALDGMLTFDSNGIILECNKAAEEILGVSSDVMTNQNVKQFLAPVVNETTDLQDKSWINALIDILGHGIRSERQIHTSDNKVISVEITIVVVELTDEKVYTTFLRDISRQKQVEKERVKALQEAEMASRAKSEFLAIMSHELRTPLNAIIGFSDFLTGQYFGPLGSDKYLDYANSIKTGGQHLLKLVNEILNLSSIEAQEKTYQKEPLNFPEAITDCTTLMMVQAEKKDISFETHIPDGLGQMVADRTAVNQILINLLSNAIKFTQTGGKVELFVSEKEGRHYFTVADNGQGLPNKEVKELLTPFSRGDSNAHRAQEGTGLGLAIVKSLVEAHDGELSFESKSGEGTKVTVSFPSGKATT; the protein is encoded by the coding sequence TTGAATAAACTAACAAAAAACGACGCACCACCGACCTCTTTTGGCGACAAAGAGGAAAAAATCAGTGCACAATTATCGATTATCAAGAATTTTGCAATTGACCTTATTTATTTGAAAGAAGAAGGCGAACTTGCCTGGTATGTGGCCCGTGAAGTCGTTGAGAAACTGGGATTTTTGGATTGCGTCGTCTATTTCTTTGATAAACAGGACAACTGCCTTTTCCAGGTTGCCGCCATTGGTGAGAAAAATCCAGTCGGCAATGAAATTCTGAACGCTTTGCGTATTCCCATCGGTCAAGGAATTACCGGCACTGTCGCCAAAACCGGCCAACCGCTGCTTGTGGAAGATTTAAGAGAATACGAGAATTATATCCCCGACCTTACAGAAGAGAGTTTATCTGAACTTTGTGTCCCTTTGATATTTGAAGGCGAGCTTTTGGGGGTTATCGACAGTGAAGATAACAGAGCGGGATTTTACTCCAATGAGGATCTCGAATTTCTTCAGTCAGTTGCTGCGCTAACATCTTCCCGTTTGGGCATGATGAAAAAAGACCGCGCACTAGTTGCCAGCCAGAAGAGAACTCGTCAGGTATTTGAAGCCGCCTTGGATGGAATGCTCACTTTTGATTCCAACGGCATCATTCTGGAATGCAACAAAGCCGCAGAAGAAATTCTGGGGGTAAGTTCTGATGTAATGACCAACCAAAATGTGAAGCAGTTCCTTGCACCCGTCGTAAATGAAACTACCGACTTGCAGGACAAGAGTTGGATCAACGCACTAATTGACATTCTCGGTCATGGTATTCGAAGCGAGAGGCAAATCCACACATCAGACAACAAAGTCATTTCGGTTGAGATTACAATCGTCGTTGTCGAGCTGACTGATGAAAAAGTGTATACCACATTTTTGCGCGATATCAGCCGTCAGAAACAGGTTGAAAAAGAACGCGTAAAAGCCCTTCAAGAAGCGGAAATGGCAAGCAGGGCAAAATCGGAGTTTCTCGCGATCATGAGCCATGAGCTTAGAACTCCTCTTAACGCCATTATTGGATTTTCTGATTTCTTGACGGGTCAGTATTTTGGCCCGCTAGGGTCGGACAAATATCTGGATTACGCCAACAGCATCAAGACAGGCGGACAGCATCTTCTCAAACTTGTGAATGAAATTCTCAATTTGTCCTCAATCGAAGCGCAGGAAAAAACTTATCAAAAAGAACCGCTGAATTTCCCTGAGGCGATCACGGACTGCACCACCCTCATGATGGTGCAGGCAGAGAAAAAGGATATCTCCTTTGAAACCCACATCCCTGATGGTCTGGGCCAAATGGTCGCGGATCGCACAGCCGTGAACCAGATTCTGATCAATCTGCTTTCCAACGCCATTAAGTTCACTCAAACCGGCGGGAAAGTAGAGCTCTTTGTTTCAGAAAAGGAGGGGCGACACTACTTTACAGTCGCTGACAATGGGCAGGGTCTTCCAAACAAAGAGGTCAAAGAGTTACTAACGCCCTTCTCCCGCGGGGATAGCAATGCCCATCGCGCACAAGAAGGAACCGGGCTTGGACTTGCTATCGTGAAGTCTTTGGTGGAAGCCCATGACGGAGAGCTGTCCTTTGAAAGCAAATCCGGCGAAGGAACGAAGGTAACAGTTTCATTCCCTAGCGGAAAAGCCACCACGTAA